A DNA window from Daucus carota subsp. sativus chromosome 3, DH1 v3.0, whole genome shotgun sequence contains the following coding sequences:
- the LOC108215207 gene encoding blue copper protein, which translates to MANSAAKLVCLFLILLAASVPCLGKDYTVGDSSGWAMGVDYTTWTADKTFSVGDNLVFKYGPGHTVDEVNSADYSSCTVGKPIKTDSSGSTTIPLTAAGPRYFICGVIGHCTSGMKLAVTVNATGAGAGETPTPSGSSLTPPATPSGHAPPLSSSPGSVSPFLPIFLSSCLVLVYKLIVS; encoded by the exons ATGGCAAACTCTGCTGCTAAACTTGTGTGCCTGTTCTTGATACTACTAGCTGCTTCTGTGCCATGTCTCGGCAAGGACTACACTGTAGGGGACTCTTCTGGTTGGGCAATGGGCGTCGATTATACCACTTGGACCGCTGACAAAACCTTCAGTGTTGGAGATAATCTCG TGTTCAAGTATGGACCTGGTCATACCGTGGATGAAGTGAATTCAGCAGATTACAGCTCCTGCACTGTCGGAAAACCAATCAAAACTGATAGCTCAGGATCGACAACCATCCCTCTCACGGCTGCAGGCCCGCGATACTTCATCTGTGGAGTGATTGGCCACTGCACTAGCGGCATGAAGTTAGCTGTGACTGTTAATGCAACTGGTGCAGGAGCTGGAGAAACTCCGACTCCATCAGGAAGTTCATTGACACCACCTGCCACTCCTTCGGGCCATGCTCCGCCTTTGTCTAGCTCACCAGGAAGCGTCTCTCCGTTCCTGCCTATCTTCTTAAGTAGTTGTCTAGTTTTGGTTTACAAGTTGATTGTTTCTTGA
- the LOC108214420 gene encoding uncharacterized protein LOC108214420, whose translation MLHVPATIEEQLILKAIKEECSWENLPKRLQSTFNSRDDWHRKVIEHCIKKRLSWNTSFARKVSKEAEYYEEMMRYLRKNLALFPYHLAEYVCRVMRLSSFRYYCDMLFEVMRNEQPYDSIPNFSAADALRLTGIGRNEFIDIMNKCKSKKIMWKLSKSIAKELLPSQPVDFKIDPWWGVGLVNFTLEEFKKLSEEEMATIDKICKEEANAFVLFDPEVIRGLYRRGLIYIDVPVYADDRFKVSRLEGFISNREQAYEDPIEELLYAVFVVSSENSTVAELASTLQADLSQLQAAASFVCRLGWAEKIIDPASVLQESVVPGISSVTLGDDENNMGSAATDSSAFRQGDYARTENHDAHVAFVVDANITSYLMMGSVSPGLKSHAVTLYEAGKLGYASIRDLCRDLSELEGAKFEGELQEFANHAFSLRCILECLSSGGIVSDDRDDSLMVRSSNAEDNYNLSVTVSEESDLSSETRMSGSSKFETPESGTPKSETTESDHSIHDNKSSVSTEGSATKTEAPRRIKKYRVDILRCESLASLSSATLERLFLRDYDIVVSMVPLPQSSVLPGPKGPVHFGPPSHSSMTPWLKVALYSAIGNGPLSVVLMKGQCLRLLPAPLAGCEKALIWSWDGSSVGGLGGKFQGNLVKGSILLHCLNSILKYSAVLVQPLTKYDLDDRGNITTMDVPLPLKNSDGSIADIGKELDLSAKESSKLNSMLTDMADKIDFWTIGYIRLLRLFKDKEAGQFLPDDQKYEWVLLSVEFGVPLFSPKLCNHICKRVVHSNLLQSNLKTVHHESMQELRKRLRDVCSKYNATGPTARLLYNREQPKESSKNLMTYASGKWNPLVDPSSPISGAMGEHQRLKLANRKRCMTEVLSFDGNILRSYALAPVYEAATRVVDESPSISSGKVDTKVEPDDMDSKDVIHPGVNLLFDGSELRPFDIGACLQARLPVCLIAEASAASSAIK comes from the exons ATGTTGCATGTTCCTGCTACTATTGAGGAGCAGTTGATTCTGAAAGCAATCAAGGAAGAATGTTCCTGGGAGAATCTTCCCAAACGCCTTCAGTCCACTTTCAATTCCCGAGACGACTGGCATCGAAA GGTAATTGAACACTGCATAAAGAAAAGGCTATCATGGAATACTTCTTTTGCCCGTAAGGTTTCTAAGGAGGCTGAATACTATGAAGAGATGATGCGTTATTTGCGAAAAAATTTAGCA CTGTTCCCATATCACCTTGCGGAGTATGTTTGCCGCGTTATGCGATTGTCTTCATTCAGATATTATTGTGACATGCTATTTGAAGTAATGAGAAATG AACAACCTTACGACAGCATTCCAAATTTCAGTGCAGCAGATGCTCTGCGGCTTACAGGAATAGGTAGAAATGAATTCATTGACATCATGAATAAGTGCAAATCAAAG AAAATAATGTGGAAGCTGAGCAAGTCTATTGCTAAAGAACTTTTGCCGTCACAACCTGTCGATTTTAAGATTGACCCTTGGTGGGGTGTTGGTCTGGTTAATTTTACACTTGAAGAATTCAAG AAACTTTCCGAAGAAGAAATGGCAACCATTGATAAAATTTGCAAGGAGGAAGCAAATGCATTTGTCCTCTTTGATCCTGAAGTTATAAGGGGTCTTTACCGACGGGGACTAATTTACATTGATGTTCCTGTGTATGCTGATGATCGTTTTAAAG TTTCCAGGCTTGAAGGATTTATTTCAAACAGGGAGCAAGCTTATGAAGACCCCATTGAGGA GTTGTTATATGCTGTATTTGTGGTTTCAAGTGAGAACTCCACGGTTGCTGAATTGGCTTCTACTTTACAAGCTGACCTTTCTCAACTACAGGCCGCTGCCTCCTTCGTTTGTCGCTTAGGATGGGCTGAAAAAATAATTGATCCTGCATCTGTTCTTCAAGAATCAGTGGTACCTGGCATTTCATCAGTCACACTTGGTGATGATGAAAATAACATGGGATCTGCAGCAACTGATAGTAGTGCTTTTCGACAAGGGGATTATGCAAGAACGGAAAACCATGACGCACATGTGGCCTTTGTTGTTGATGCTAATATAACATCATATCTTATGATGGGCTCTGTCTCACCAG GGCTAAAGTCGCACGCGGTAACATTATATGAAGCAGGTAAACTGGGATATGCTAGCATAAGAGATCTATGCAGAGATCTGAGTGAATTAGAGGGAGCAAAATTTGAGGGTGAATTGCAAGAATTTGCAAATCATGCATTTAGCCTAAGGTGTATACTTGAGTGTTTGTCTTCTGGTGGAATTGTTAGTGACGACCGAGACGACAGTCTCATGGTACGTTCAAGCAATGCTGAAG ATAATTATAACCTGTCGGTGACAGTGTCCGAGGAAAGTGATCTATCAAGTGAGACGCGCATGTCAGGGTCTTCCAAGTTTGAGACCCCCGAGTCGGGGACTCCCAAGTCAGAGACTACCGAATCAGATCATAGTATCCATGACAATAAGAGTTCAGTCTCCACCGAAGGCTCGGCAACCAAAACAGAAGCCCCTAGGAGGATCAAAAAATACCGTGTCGATATTCTTCGATGTGAAAGCCTAGCTTCTCTTTCATCAGCAACCCTGGAACGGTTATTTCTTCGTGATTATGACATTGTTGTTTCCATGGTTCCATTACCTCAGTCTTCAGTGTTGCCTGGACCGAAAGGTCCTGTTCATTTTGGCCCACCTTCCCATTCATCAATGACACCTTGGTTGAAAGTAGCACTGTATTCAGCCATAGGTAATGGGCCTCTGTCAGTTGTTTTGATGAAAGGTCAATGTTTGAGGTTGCTTCCTGCACCATTGGCTGGTTGTGAGAAGGCTCTTATTTGGTCTTGGGATGGATCATCTGTTGGAGGTCTGGGTGGGAAGTTTCAAGGGAATTTGGTTAAAGGAAGTATACTTTTGCATTGCTTAAATTCTATTCTCAAGTATTCAGCTGTCCTGGTGCAGCCCCTTACAAAATATGACCTTGATGATCGTGGAAATATTACTACGATGGATGTTCCATTGCCTTTAAAGAACTCTGATGGTTCAATTGCCGATATAGGAAAAGAACTGGACCTATCTGCTAAAGAAAGCTCAAAGCTAAACTCTATGCTAACTGATATGGCTGATAAGATAGACTTCTGGACCATTGGTTACATTCGCCTATTAAGACTCTTTAAGGATAAAGAAGCAGGACAATTTTTACCTGACGATCAGAAGTATGAATGGGTTTTATTGAGTGTGGAATTTGGTGTTCCGCTGTTTAGTCCAAAATTGTGCAACCATATATGTAAACGAGTGGTTCATTCAAATTTACtacaatcaaatttaaaaactgTACATCATGAATCTATGCAAGAACTGCGGAAAAGGTTACGTGATGTCTGCTCAAAATACAATGCCACTGGTCCAACTGCAAGGCTTCTATACAATAGGGAGCAACCGAAGGAATCCTCCAAAAATCTGATGACCTATGCAAGCGGCAAGTGGAATCCGCTTGTAGACCCATCTTCTCCAATTTCTGGAGCCATGGGAGAGCACCAGAGATTAAAACTTGCAAACCGAAAACGTTGTATGACCGAAGTTTTGAGCTTTGATGGTAACATTTTGAG ATCCTATGCTTTGGCTCCTGTTTATGAGGCTGCGACACGGGTTGTTGATGAATCACCCAGTATTAGCAGTGGTAAAGTTGACACTAAAGTCGAACCAGATGACATGGATAGCAAGGACGTGATTCACCCTGGTGTTAATCTTCTCTTTGACGGTTCTGAGTTGAGGCCCTTTGATATTGGAGCTTGCCTACAGGCGCGGTTACCTGTCTGTTTAATAGCCGAGGCATCAGCAGCGTCTTCTGCAATTAAATAA